A single genomic interval of uncultured Pseudodesulfovibrio sp. harbors:
- a CDS encoding glutamate synthase-related protein, translating into MLFQPVNKNYHEFCIDRDKDLCINCKVCVRQCSYEAHYWDENRQKVMHDNTKCIGCHRCEALCPTAALNIRKKPSEFRTNSLWRPVFLQNIYKQADTGGVLLAGMGSPVDIPVYWDRMLLDASQVTNPSIDPLREPMELKTFLGAKPKKINIVTGKNGKPELKTKLTPQLELDIPIMFAAMSFGAINFNLHRAMARAATATGTAYNTGEGGLHKSLYKYGKNTIVQVASGRFGVHLDYLKAGAGIEIKVGQGAKPGIGGHLPGEKINDKVSETRMVPIGSDAISPAPHHDIYSIEDLLQLIYALKEASEYKVPISVKIAAVHNVAAIASGIARAGADIITVDGMRGGTGAAPAMIRDNVGIPIELALAQVDQRLRDEGIRNNVSVVAAGGIRCAGDVIKAIALGADAVYIGTATLIAVGCTICGRCYTGKCPWGIATNDPKLSKRQNPDIAAKKLTNLIRAWGHEIEEMLGGMGLNSIESLRGNRDKLRGVGLSDTELDILGIKHAGR; encoded by the coding sequence TTGCTGTTCCAACCCGTCAATAAAAACTACCATGAGTTTTGCATTGACCGAGACAAAGACCTTTGCATCAACTGCAAGGTTTGCGTCCGACAGTGTTCCTACGAAGCCCATTACTGGGACGAAAATAGGCAGAAAGTCATGCATGACAACACCAAATGCATCGGCTGCCATCGCTGCGAAGCCCTTTGTCCCACAGCGGCCCTCAACATTCGCAAGAAACCTTCGGAGTTCAGGACAAACAGCCTATGGCGTCCTGTTTTCCTTCAAAACATATATAAACAGGCCGACACTGGCGGGGTGCTCCTCGCCGGTATGGGATCGCCTGTTGACATTCCTGTTTACTGGGACCGCATGCTTCTTGATGCAAGCCAGGTTACCAACCCCTCCATCGATCCGCTTCGCGAGCCAATGGAACTCAAGACCTTCCTTGGAGCCAAGCCCAAGAAGATCAACATCGTAACCGGCAAAAACGGCAAGCCGGAACTCAAGACAAAGCTGACTCCCCAGCTTGAACTTGATATTCCCATCATGTTTGCAGCCATGAGCTTCGGTGCGATCAACTTCAATCTGCACCGCGCCATGGCCCGCGCCGCAACTGCAACCGGAACAGCGTACAACACCGGTGAAGGCGGACTGCACAAGTCATTATACAAGTATGGAAAGAACACGATCGTTCAGGTTGCATCCGGTCGATTCGGCGTGCATCTCGATTATCTGAAAGCCGGAGCCGGCATTGAAATCAAGGTCGGGCAAGGCGCAAAACCCGGTATCGGCGGTCATCTTCCCGGTGAAAAAATCAATGACAAGGTGTCTGAAACCCGCATGGTTCCTATTGGTTCCGATGCGATTTCTCCGGCACCGCATCATGACATCTACTCCATTGAGGACCTGCTTCAGCTCATTTACGCCCTGAAAGAGGCGTCTGAATACAAGGTGCCGATTTCCGTCAAGATTGCTGCTGTACACAATGTCGCAGCCATTGCATCCGGCATTGCACGGGCTGGCGCAGATATCATCACTGTGGACGGCATGCGTGGCGGTACAGGAGCGGCACCTGCCATGATCCGCGACAACGTGGGGATTCCCATCGAACTCGCTCTGGCCCAGGTTGACCAGCGACTGCGTGACGAAGGTATCCGCAACAACGTATCCGTTGTAGCCGCTGGCGGCATCCGCTGCGCCGGTGACGTCATCAAGGCAATCGCTCTGGGCGCGGACGCCGTATACATCGGCACCGCCACCTTGATTGCTGTGGGCTGTACCATTTGCGGTCGATGCTACACAGGTAAATGCCCTTGGGGTATCGCTACCAACGATCCCAAGCTGTCCAAACGCCAAAACCCCGATATTGCGGCCAAGAAACTCACGAACCTGATTCGTGCATGGGGCCATGAAATCGAGGAAATGCTCGGCGGCATGGGACTCAACTCCATTGAAAGCCTGCGCGGCAATCGCGACAAACTGCGTGGCGTAGGTCTTTCAGACACTGAACTCGACATTCTCGGCATCAAACACGCCGGACGATAG
- a CDS encoding symporter small accessory protein, with product MLGFGSLEIALAFWMSIGATVLCVVYGIVKWNDAGDDSGHHPRGDG from the coding sequence ATGTTGGGATTCGGTAGCCTGGAGATTGCTCTGGCTTTCTGGATGAGTATCGGGGCAACAGTACTGTGCGTCGTTTACGGAATTGTGAAATGGAACGATGCGGGGGATGATTCCGGTCATCATCCGAGGGGGGATGGATAA
- a CDS encoding sodium:solute symporter family protein — MEGKILGILIYLLVIFYLGYKAWKKTKESTDYMLAGRQMNPFILAMSYGATFVSTSAIIGFGGVAGMFGMSLLWLTFLTIFVGVFIAMVCFGKRTRRMGLALDAHTFPELLGRRYKSKFIQQFSGVVIFVFIPVYAAAVLIGICRMLEVAFPAVSYGAWLLIVTALVALYVVTGGLRAVMYTDAFQGSIMAGMMLILIVTTYSLLGGVTEAHQALTDMVNLVPDKLLKGGLTGWTTGPHMDSPIGLTIYTTIIYGVGIGVLAQPQLAIRYMTVPSDRELNRAVAIGGVFILLMTGVAFVTGALSNVVFFKEFGKISIAMAAGNFDKIIPIYIEKIMPGWFSGLFLVAMFAAAMSTMSSQYHVGGTSLSRDFLEQHVKIGNDGSSMKLNRLGVTVAVIATLVWAWLLPGSIIARATAFFFGLCAASFLPIYLLGLYWKGMTKTAAKISMVGGFAVSMFWLLFVHLKEAAAIGLCKALTGQVTLVATAPKGSWLWLMQWVDPNVVGLPVAVLLAVSVSYATRRMEQKHLDLCWEGLC, encoded by the coding sequence ATGGAAGGTAAAATCCTCGGAATACTGATCTATCTTCTCGTTATTTTCTACCTTGGCTACAAGGCATGGAAAAAAACAAAAGAATCAACTGACTACATGCTTGCAGGACGGCAGATGAATCCGTTCATTCTTGCCATGTCCTATGGCGCAACATTCGTTTCAACTTCAGCTATCATCGGCTTCGGCGGTGTGGCCGGAATGTTCGGCATGTCGCTGCTCTGGCTGACCTTTCTTACTATTTTTGTCGGCGTATTCATTGCCATGGTCTGTTTCGGCAAACGCACCCGTCGCATGGGATTGGCTCTTGATGCACACACTTTTCCCGAGTTGCTCGGCAGAAGGTATAAATCAAAATTCATCCAACAGTTTTCCGGTGTCGTCATTTTCGTGTTTATTCCGGTTTATGCCGCAGCAGTCTTGATCGGTATATGCAGAATGCTTGAAGTAGCCTTCCCTGCCGTCAGTTATGGGGCGTGGTTGCTGATTGTGACGGCTCTTGTCGCCCTGTACGTTGTTACCGGTGGCCTGAGGGCCGTCATGTATACAGATGCATTTCAAGGATCCATCATGGCTGGCATGATGCTTATTCTGATTGTCACGACGTATTCCCTGCTTGGTGGCGTGACCGAAGCACATCAGGCGTTGACGGATATGGTCAACCTCGTGCCGGACAAGCTGCTTAAGGGGGGGCTGACCGGGTGGACGACAGGGCCGCATATGGACTCCCCTATCGGGCTGACTATTTATACAACGATCATTTATGGCGTCGGTATCGGGGTGCTGGCACAGCCGCAGCTTGCCATTCGCTACATGACGGTTCCCAGTGACCGTGAATTGAACCGGGCTGTTGCCATTGGCGGTGTCTTCATTCTGCTCATGACCGGTGTAGCCTTTGTGACGGGCGCACTTTCGAATGTTGTTTTCTTCAAGGAGTTCGGAAAGATATCCATAGCCATGGCTGCCGGAAACTTTGACAAGATCATTCCTATATATATCGAAAAGATCATGCCGGGGTGGTTTTCCGGACTCTTCCTCGTAGCCATGTTTGCTGCGGCCATGTCGACCATGAGTTCTCAGTACCATGTGGGCGGCACATCGCTGTCGCGTGATTTTCTCGAACAGCACGTCAAGATCGGTAACGACGGTTCCTCCATGAAATTGAATCGACTCGGAGTCACGGTTGCCGTCATCGCCACACTCGTCTGGGCATGGCTGCTTCCGGGAAGTATCATCGCTCGTGCCACGGCATTCTTCTTCGGCCTGTGCGCTGCATCCTTTTTGCCGATCTATCTGCTTGGACTGTACTGGAAAGGCATGACCAAGACTGCCGCCAAAATATCCATGGTCGGTGGGTTTGCTGTATCCATGTTCTGGCTGCTGTTCGTGCATCTGAAAGAAGCGGCTGCCATCGGGCTGTGCAAGGCCTTGACCGGACAGGTTACGCTGGTTGCTACGGCTCCCAAGGGATCGTGGCTGTGGCTCATGCAGTGGGTAGACCCGAATGTCGTCGGTCTTCCGGTCGCAGTTCTTCTCGCCGTAAGCGTCAGCTACGCAACCCGACGAATGGAGCAAAAGCATCTTGATCTCTGTTGGGAAGGTCTCTGTTAG
- the dut gene encoding dUTP diphosphatase → MRKIDVNVKYLHEVWSENDLAYGTEYSAGLDLRACIDVDELEIGPGEKAAVPAGIAIEIKEPSVAAYVFSRSGLGTKEGLTVSQGVGVIDPDYRGEIKVSLLNTSGEVRRIKRGQRIAQLVFMPIFQAVLAPVDELGSTDRGAGGFGSTGKH, encoded by the coding sequence ATGAGAAAAATCGACGTAAATGTGAAATATCTCCATGAAGTGTGGAGTGAAAATGATCTGGCGTATGGCACCGAGTATTCCGCTGGGCTGGACCTCAGAGCCTGCATCGATGTTGATGAACTTGAGATCGGTCCCGGTGAAAAAGCTGCTGTTCCCGCAGGAATAGCCATAGAAATCAAGGAACCGAGTGTCGCGGCGTATGTCTTTTCCAGAAGTGGACTTGGCACCAAAGAGGGGCTGACAGTCAGCCAGGGAGTAGGTGTCATCGATCCTGATTATCGTGGTGAAATCAAGGTTTCCCTTTTGAACACCTCGGGCGAAGTACGACGAATCAAGCGCGGACAGCGCATAGCCCAGCTCGTCTTCATGCCCATTTTTCAAGCCGTCCTCGCTCCGGTCGACGAACTCGGTTCAACCGATCGCGGTGCCGGAGGATTCGGGTCCACGGGAAAACACTAA
- a CDS encoding aspartate aminotransferase family protein — protein sequence MSNTFDEIQKRENALLCNTYGRYPLAVSKAKDCTLFDLDGEEYLDFLAGIAVCSLGHSREDIADVMAEQARKMVHVSNLFYQEPQLELAEKLLSTCAAGKVFFCNSGAEANEGAIKLARRYMRKVRNEDRHEIITLERSFHGRTLSTLTATGQEGPIKDGFSPLPEGFITVPFGKINALRGAVNSKTAAIMVEMVQGEGGVRPLPTDYVNDIVAICKENGILLIVDEVQTGLCRTGRFWAHQHYGITPDIFTSAKALANGLPMGAVMCSDEVAKGFEPGSHATTFGGGAVVSAVASKVIDIMLEEKMAERALKMGAFAKAEAEKLMAKHPDKIAGTRGLGLLFGIELSFNGADVWKALLDNKIVCNLTQGKILRLVPPLTITEEDIRTFMSVLDSILESTAPEAA from the coding sequence ATGTCCAATACATTTGACGAAATACAAAAACGGGAAAACGCCCTGCTCTGTAACACTTATGGCCGGTATCCGCTGGCTGTTTCAAAAGCCAAGGATTGCACTCTGTTCGATCTGGATGGAGAGGAATACCTCGATTTTCTTGCCGGAATTGCCGTATGCAGCCTTGGGCACAGCCGTGAGGATATTGCTGACGTCATGGCTGAACAGGCCAGAAAAATGGTTCACGTCAGCAATCTTTTCTATCAGGAACCGCAGTTGGAACTGGCCGAGAAACTCCTGTCCACCTGTGCCGCAGGCAAGGTCTTTTTCTGCAATTCCGGCGCAGAGGCCAATGAGGGAGCCATCAAACTGGCCCGCAGATACATGCGTAAAGTTCGTAACGAAGATCGTCACGAAATCATTACCCTTGAAAGGTCGTTTCACGGCAGGACGCTTTCCACTTTGACGGCGACCGGGCAGGAAGGTCCCATCAAGGATGGCTTCAGCCCGCTGCCGGAAGGGTTCATCACTGTGCCTTTCGGAAAGATCAATGCCCTGCGTGGCGCAGTCAACAGCAAAACCGCAGCCATCATGGTTGAAATGGTGCAGGGAGAAGGTGGTGTCCGCCCTCTTCCCACTGATTACGTCAATGATATCGTCGCAATCTGCAAGGAAAACGGCATTCTTCTTATCGTGGATGAAGTGCAGACCGGCCTTTGCCGTACTGGACGTTTCTGGGCACATCAGCATTATGGGATCACGCCTGACATTTTCACTTCTGCCAAAGCGCTTGCCAATGGCCTCCCCATGGGAGCGGTTATGTGTTCGGATGAAGTCGCCAAAGGTTTTGAGCCGGGTTCACATGCCACGACTTTTGGCGGAGGCGCTGTGGTTTCCGCTGTCGCCTCGAAAGTCATCGACATCATGCTTGAAGAGAAGATGGCTGAAAGAGCACTGAAAATGGGAGCATTCGCCAAAGCCGAAGCAGAAAAACTCATGGCGAAACATCCTGACAAGATTGCAGGCACTCGCGGCTTGGGGCTGCTTTTCGGCATTGAATTGTCGTTTAACGGTGCAGACGTCTGGAAAGCCCTGCTTGATAACAAGATTGTCTGCAACCTGACGCAGGGTAAAATACTGCGGCTTGTGCCACCCCTGACAATTACTGAAGAGGATATCCGTACTTTCATGTCTGTATTGGACTCCATCCTTGAGAGCACAGCTCCTGAGGCTGCTTGA
- a CDS encoding 50S ribosomal protein L11 methyltransferase, which produces MSTLLKIEFTLPENIADEAGVFISSKVPHGWEETPLADGRLFTLYLEDHPLGMEVVREFQAHFPDGEVKHSEQESENWAMAWKDFFNPVNCGEIFRILPPWLEDDDEDGTTHIVIEPKMAFGTGHHPTTSLCLETIGKLAKSGTIQAGQTFLDLGTGSGILGIGLGKLGLIGTGLDIDPQAIVCAVENVEANGVSDVFDLAVGGIDSLDADLQFDLVVANILSGPLIEIANEVTARVKPGGSLILSGILAEKQSDAVAECYERLGFGQPERFIDGEWICLVWEKVQK; this is translated from the coding sequence ATGTCCACCCTTCTGAAAATCGAATTTACCCTGCCCGAAAACATTGCTGATGAAGCCGGAGTCTTCATTTCTTCCAAGGTGCCGCACGGATGGGAGGAAACCCCTCTCGCTGACGGTCGCCTTTTTACTCTCTACCTTGAAGACCACCCTCTCGGTATGGAAGTTGTCCGCGAATTTCAGGCTCACTTCCCTGATGGTGAGGTCAAGCACTCCGAACAGGAGTCAGAGAACTGGGCAATGGCCTGGAAGGATTTTTTCAACCCCGTCAACTGCGGTGAGATTTTCAGAATCCTTCCGCCCTGGCTTGAAGACGATGATGAAGACGGCACGACACATATTGTCATCGAACCGAAGATGGCTTTCGGCACCGGGCATCATCCCACGACATCCCTTTGTCTGGAAACCATTGGAAAACTGGCAAAGAGCGGAACCATTCAGGCAGGACAGACGTTTCTGGATCTCGGAACGGGTTCCGGTATCCTCGGTATCGGCCTGGGAAAACTTGGTCTGATCGGAACAGGACTAGATATTGACCCGCAGGCTATCGTCTGCGCTGTAGAAAACGTCGAAGCCAATGGAGTCTCTGACGTTTTCGACCTCGCTGTCGGTGGTATCGACAGCCTTGACGCGGACCTGCAATTCGATCTTGTCGTAGCGAATATTCTTTCCGGGCCGCTTATCGAAATTGCGAACGAAGTTACTGCCCGCGTCAAACCGGGCGGCAGCCTGATTCTTTCCGGTATTCTTGCGGAAAAGCAGTCGGATGCTGTGGCGGAATGCTATGAAAGATTGGGCTTTGGCCAGCCGGAACGATTCATAGACGGAGAGTGGATTTGTCTGGTCTGGGAAAAAGTGCAGAAGTAA
- a CDS encoding endonuclease III domain-containing protein, with protein MTAVSVFMEMYDAMYASLGPSHWWPGETPFEIAIGAILTQNTNWKNVEKAIANLKAADSLDPEAMHALSLGELAELIRPAGYYNIKAKRVHNFLDFLKHESDFNLENLKHRELSSLRPQILGINGVGPETADCILLYALDYPVFVVDAYTQRILSRHGLAYEGIEYHGLQELFMDALPENVALYNEYHALIVRVGKDWCKKKAGLCETCPLKSFLDQ; from the coding sequence ATGACGGCAGTGTCTGTGTTCATGGAAATGTATGACGCCATGTATGCGTCGCTTGGTCCGAGCCATTGGTGGCCGGGGGAGACCCCGTTTGAAATAGCCATTGGGGCCATCCTGACGCAGAACACCAACTGGAAGAACGTGGAAAAGGCGATAGCGAATCTCAAGGCCGCCGATTCACTTGATCCGGAAGCCATGCATGCCTTGTCCCTTGGCGAACTGGCTGAATTAATTCGTCCTGCCGGATATTACAATATTAAGGCGAAGCGGGTTCATAATTTTCTCGATTTTCTCAAACATGAGTCGGATTTCAATCTGGAAAATCTGAAACATCGGGAATTGAGTTCGCTTCGTCCGCAAATTCTCGGCATCAATGGTGTCGGGCCTGAGACAGCGGACTGCATTTTATTGTATGCGCTCGATTATCCGGTCTTTGTCGTTGATGCCTATACTCAGAGAATACTGAGTAGACACGGATTGGCGTACGAGGGAATCGAATATCATGGCCTGCAAGAGCTTTTCATGGACGCACTGCCTGAAAATGTGGCACTCTACAATGAATATCACGCGCTTATCGTTCGCGTCGGCAAGGATTGGTGCAAAAAAAAGGCAGGGCTATGCGAGACATGCCCGCTGAAATCTTTTCTAGATCAATAA
- a CDS encoding peptidoglycan DD-metalloendopeptidase family protein — protein sequence MKRIFFPLLLLLTLLPSAVSAQDEGEVLQRSLQQEHQKADEREMKVRELTRKAGQISTRLSDIEDDIKFLKRKIRSQEKILAKIKEDEHKARQDHFALEKEKQRISMELSGLMQTLWPVHLQNVRAKFEGIESWDMFDRRFNWLADIYKATSGKLEEAKVNSERISRNLERQRLLEKEAEDQLVQINRSKDHLLGNKYALRKNLNKIRKQRSTAESDLSEILVTIEELKYQLQSQKTKRFSLYKRSLPWPVDGKLVSGFNLRANPPIRGLAISTAQGADVRSVFWGKVVHNDTLRGFGHVVILYHGFDYYSLYAYLAETHVRNGQEVEKDEPLGVVGFYPKVDGPGLYFELRFHQKPINPKLWLTSLK from the coding sequence ATGAAACGTATTTTTTTCCCGTTATTATTGCTGCTTACCCTATTGCCTTCAGCGGTCTCCGCTCAAGACGAAGGCGAAGTGCTTCAGCGTTCTCTACAGCAGGAGCATCAAAAAGCGGATGAAAGGGAAATGAAAGTACGGGAACTGACCAGAAAAGCCGGTCAGATATCAACGCGACTCTCGGACATTGAAGATGACATCAAATTTCTGAAAAGAAAAATCAGATCACAGGAAAAAATATTAGCCAAAATCAAGGAAGATGAACACAAGGCGAGGCAGGATCATTTTGCCCTTGAAAAGGAAAAGCAGCGCATCAGTATGGAACTCTCCGGCTTGATGCAGACATTGTGGCCGGTTCATTTGCAAAATGTTCGAGCCAAGTTTGAAGGGATTGAAAGTTGGGACATGTTCGACCGCCGTTTCAACTGGCTGGCAGATATTTACAAGGCCACAAGCGGCAAGTTGGAAGAAGCAAAAGTCAATTCTGAACGCATTTCCAGAAACCTTGAAAGGCAACGCCTTTTGGAGAAGGAGGCTGAAGATCAACTTGTCCAGATCAACAGAAGCAAAGACCATCTCCTTGGAAACAAGTACGCTTTGCGTAAGAATTTAAATAAAATCAGGAAACAACGATCGACTGCCGAATCTGATTTAAGCGAAATTCTCGTCACCATTGAAGAGTTGAAATACCAGCTTCAATCACAGAAAACCAAGCGCTTTTCTCTGTATAAACGCAGTCTGCCATGGCCGGTTGACGGTAAACTTGTTTCCGGATTCAACTTGCGAGCAAATCCGCCGATACGAGGACTGGCTATCAGTACAGCGCAAGGGGCCGATGTCCGTTCCGTATTCTGGGGCAAAGTAGTTCACAATGACACCTTGAGAGGATTTGGGCATGTTGTTATACTTTACCATGGGTTTGATTATTACAGCCTCTATGCTTATTTGGCAGAAACCCATGTTCGAAACGGTCAGGAAGTCGAGAAGGATGAACCTCTCGGTGTGGTAGGGTTTTATCCCAAGGTCGATGGTCCCGGTTTGTATTTTGAATTGCGTTTTCATCAAAAACCAATTAACCCAAAACTCTGGTTAACTTCGCTAAAATAA
- a CDS encoding S41 family peptidase, whose product MRVALWICTFFLLFTLTIAPAPTMAGKTEHFEALKRFSQVLDMVETYYVEPITRKELIDNSIKGMIEQLDPHSTYLTPEDYKEMQVDTAGKFSGIGIEISQEQGRLTVVSPIEDTPAYKAGLQAGDLILEIDGETTQDMTLMDAVKHIRGKKGTTVDLLILHKDSNKPEEVAIVRGTIPIVSVKTQSLEDGYLYLRLTKFHESTTRNMREKLAAYQKTHKLKGIVLDLRNNPGGLLGQAVSVADTFINDGTIVYIQGKDKANRKDFFAAGNSKEAKVPLVTLINAGSASASEIVAGAIQDHKRGLIVGERSFGKGSVQTIIPMADGSGIKLTTALYYTPNGRSIQAEGIEPDIRIPFVAPVKDEDKAMRERFTVREKDLSRHLENGSKAKKDKDLDAEKAKEMLERDNQLRMALELVKSLPKLKEIQ is encoded by the coding sequence ATGCGTGTAGCGCTTTGGATCTGTACATTCTTTCTTCTTTTCACTCTTACGATTGCTCCCGCTCCGACGATGGCGGGAAAAACCGAGCATTTCGAAGCGCTTAAGCGTTTTTCTCAGGTTCTTGACATGGTGGAAACCTACTACGTCGAACCTATCACCCGTAAAGAGCTGATCGACAACTCCATCAAAGGAATGATCGAACAGCTTGATCCGCATTCGACGTATCTCACTCCTGAAGATTATAAGGAAATGCAGGTTGATACAGCTGGTAAATTCAGCGGTATCGGCATTGAAATTTCTCAGGAGCAAGGACGCCTTACCGTAGTTTCTCCCATTGAAGACACTCCGGCTTACAAAGCAGGCCTGCAAGCGGGTGATCTCATCCTTGAAATTGATGGCGAGACCACGCAGGACATGACCTTGATGGACGCGGTCAAACACATCCGCGGCAAAAAAGGCACGACGGTTGACCTGCTTATTTTGCACAAGGATTCCAACAAGCCTGAGGAAGTCGCCATTGTTCGCGGTACGATTCCCATCGTCAGCGTTAAGACGCAGTCTCTTGAAGATGGCTACCTCTATCTTCGTTTGACGAAATTCCATGAGTCCACCACAAGGAATATGCGTGAGAAGCTCGCAGCATATCAGAAGACTCACAAGCTCAAGGGCATTGTTCTCGACCTTCGCAACAATCCTGGCGGTCTGCTCGGTCAGGCTGTTTCCGTTGCCGACACGTTCATTAATGACGGCACGATTGTTTACATTCAGGGCAAGGACAAAGCGAATCGAAAGGACTTCTTCGCAGCAGGTAACAGCAAGGAGGCGAAAGTGCCTCTCGTCACTCTGATTAACGCCGGTTCCGCTTCCGCTTCCGAAATCGTTGCCGGTGCCATTCAGGACCACAAGCGTGGCCTGATCGTTGGCGAGCGTTCCTTTGGCAAGGGATCGGTTCAGACTATCATTCCCATGGCTGATGGGTCCGGTATCAAATTGACGACTGCTCTTTACTACACTCCCAATGGCCGTTCCATTCAGGCCGAGGGAATTGAACCTGACATTCGCATTCCCTTTGTTGCGCCGGTCAAGGACGAAGACAAGGCCATGCGTGAACGGTTCACAGTTCGAGAAAAAGACCTGAGCCGTCACCTTGAAAATGGCAGTAAAGCCAAAAAGGACAAGGATTTGGACGCTGAAAAGGCCAAGGAAATGCTTGAACGCGACAATCAGCTGAGAATGGCTTTGGAATTGGTGAAGAGCCTGCCGAAGCTCAAAGAAATTCAGTAA
- a CDS encoding divergent polysaccharide deacetylase family protein, translating into MDDRSLEETTQEKPGPDSFLRKLYRPGPLVFFFIAAFLGLAFIGYSLLQSPTPPPQVIEPPQTAPVTSKVYEEDTSSEMEDQVKQIDLAIIETMRDLKIAMNQLNLLDVEIREKDGHGYHYQVLQLPALSDRKAFLTTLHKRLAARHSEAAIADNSPKEALISIGALPTHRLLLKAIPMQLPVPQEKNGPLLAIVIDDIGENKAVLRGLVNLDFPVTLAVWPNASFTRESVELIVEKKHELIIHFPMEPRQYPRYNPGDDALFVSMSDDAIRKRVALNVSMIPEAIGVNNHMGSRFTEDTEKMQVALKAFRQHGLFFLDSLTTGKSVGRSAAKQTATPFYERDIFIDNVKDVNAIVHQLKKAENVARKQGTAIAIGHPYRETLSALKKWAATRGASVNLVSISKIPAAK; encoded by the coding sequence ATGGACGATCGTTCCCTGGAAGAAACCACACAGGAAAAGCCCGGGCCGGACAGCTTCTTGAGGAAGCTGTATCGGCCCGGGCCTCTTGTTTTCTTCTTTATCGCAGCTTTTCTGGGGTTGGCTTTTATAGGTTACTCCCTGCTGCAATCCCCTACTCCTCCTCCGCAGGTCATTGAACCTCCGCAGACAGCGCCTGTCACTTCCAAGGTGTACGAGGAAGATACTTCTTCAGAAATGGAAGATCAGGTCAAACAGATTGATCTGGCCATCATCGAAACCATGCGCGATTTGAAGATCGCAATGAACCAACTGAATCTGCTGGATGTTGAAATTCGGGAAAAGGATGGACACGGGTATCATTACCAGGTCCTTCAGCTTCCTGCCCTTTCGGATAGAAAAGCTTTTCTGACAACACTGCATAAACGGCTGGCTGCTCGTCATTCTGAAGCTGCCATTGCGGATAATAGCCCCAAAGAGGCGCTGATTTCCATTGGCGCACTGCCAACGCACCGTTTGTTGCTGAAAGCCATCCCGATGCAGCTTCCTGTGCCGCAAGAAAAAAACGGACCTCTTTTGGCTATTGTCATTGACGACATTGGTGAAAACAAGGCGGTCCTCAGGGGATTGGTCAATCTCGATTTTCCCGTCACTTTGGCAGTCTGGCCCAATGCAAGTTTTACCAGAGAGTCTGTCGAACTGATTGTTGAAAAGAAGCATGAGCTTATTATCCATTTCCCAATGGAGCCAAGGCAATACCCTCGGTATAATCCCGGCGATGATGCCCTGTTTGTCAGCATGTCGGACGATGCCATTCGTAAACGTGTGGCACTCAATGTCTCCATGATTCCGGAAGCCATTGGCGTGAACAATCATATGGGCTCACGATTCACGGAAGATACGGAAAAGATGCAGGTTGCCCTCAAAGCATTCAGGCAACATGGTCTTTTCTTTTTGGATAGCCTGACCACTGGCAAGAGTGTCGGCAGGTCTGCTGCCAAGCAGACGGCGACTCCTTTTTACGAGCGAGACATCTTCATAGATAATGTTAAAGACGTAAACGCGATTGTTCACCAATTGAAAAAAGCTGAAAATGTCGCTCGGAAACAGGGAACAGCCATAGCCATCGGTCATCCTTACCGGGAAACTTTGTCCGCGTTGAAAAAATGGGCTGCTACTAGAGGGGCTTCTGTTAATCTTGTTTCGATTTCTAAAATCCCGGCAGCAAAATAG